A single region of the Mechercharimyces sp. CAU 1602 genome encodes:
- a CDS encoding AzlC family ABC transporter permease yields MERADSLILQQEQPTFIQGVIAGLPIVIGYFPVAITFGVLAQQMGVSVSHAFLMSSLVFAGASQFMALNMLALGTGALEIVLATFILNFRHFVMGLALMNQLEKLSRKWKLTLSLALTDEVFTVTSFNQERATPSYIAGLTGSSYLAWVGGTVVGALVSHIIPAGISESMSIALYAMFIALLVPAVRTCWHYGVIALISMAINTLIGMWLSSGWSIVIATLVGALAGVPLMRRRKG; encoded by the coding sequence ATGGAGAGAGCAGATTCACTTATTTTACAGCAGGAACAGCCTACTTTTATACAAGGTGTGATTGCAGGGTTACCTATTGTTATTGGCTATTTTCCGGTGGCTATCACCTTTGGTGTTTTGGCTCAGCAGATGGGCGTTTCAGTCTCTCATGCCTTTTTAATGTCAAGTCTTGTTTTTGCAGGTGCAAGTCAATTTATGGCTCTTAATATGTTAGCCTTAGGTACTGGCGCGTTAGAGATCGTATTGGCAACGTTTATCCTTAATTTTCGTCACTTTGTGATGGGATTGGCATTAATGAACCAGTTAGAAAAGTTATCGCGGAAGTGGAAGCTAACGCTCTCACTTGCACTAACAGATGAAGTGTTTACCGTCACCTCATTTAATCAGGAGAGAGCAACCCCATCGTATATCGCTGGCCTTACAGGATCTTCCTATCTCGCTTGGGTGGGTGGGACGGTCGTGGGGGCGTTGGTTTCTCACATTATCCCAGCGGGGATAAGTGAAAGTATGTCTATAGCACTATACGCGATGTTTATCGCTCTGCTTGTACCTGCAGTACGCACTTGTTGGCACTATGGCGTGATTGCCCTTATCAGCATGGCCATTAATACATTGATTGGAATGTGGTTGAGTAGTGGATGGTCGATTGTCATTGCCACATTAGTGGGTGCATTAGCCGGAGTTCCTTTGATGAGGAGGCGTAAGGGCTGA
- a CDS encoding AzlD domain-containing protein, which translates to MENLMWLIVGMSIVTLLPRLVPIWIVDRFSPPPWVKEWLSYIPYAALGALTFPGVLTVVKDAPWIGLLGGIVAVGIACLRLSTLYVITGALLTVVFIKWMM; encoded by the coding sequence ATGGAAAATTTGATGTGGTTGATCGTGGGGATGTCGATTGTAACCTTACTTCCTCGTTTAGTTCCTATCTGGATAGTAGATCGCTTCTCGCCTCCACCATGGGTGAAAGAATGGTTAAGCTATATTCCATATGCAGCACTGGGGGCGCTAACATTTCCTGGGGTATTAACGGTTGTAAAAGATGCTCCATGGATTGGTTTGTTAGGAGGCATAGTAGCTGTGGGAATTGCATGTTTGCGCTTATCTACACTGTATGTGATCACCGGTGCGCTTTTAACCGTTGTTTTCATAAAGTGGATGATGTAG